In Drosophila santomea strain STO CAGO 1482 chromosome 2L, Prin_Dsan_1.1, whole genome shotgun sequence, a single window of DNA contains:
- the LOC120458259 gene encoding uncharacterized protein LOC120458259, with the protein MEHKVELFEPPVAFKLERRSENRAAKVEEEEPHLTKQLKKHYGIEAEVLGLLVNLELRYKEYYNLYHCEMKAQKILIERIWLLTQRYLILISSEQSCRYPEVYTLSTEEAIINEYEEKLEAVRASNNKMKHSLLEINQQCKEFYAAYERLDKTQETPFIMGDSHHRSIRYHKIMAVDIFNYLYATVLKLKCFMHQLDPVNLESVEEYRDLLQNESLMEEFEEYLNDHFVYCKCMYPIPTCPILKLKCSHQNITNLKYVSRI; encoded by the exons atggaACACAAAGTTGAGTTGTTCGAACCCCCAGTGGCATTCAAGTTGGAGCGCAGATCGGAAAACAGAGCAGCCAaagtggaggaggaggagccgcACCTGACGAAGCAGCTCAAGAAGCACTACGGGATTGAGGCAGAAGTTCTGGGGCTCCTTGTGAACCTGGAGTTGCGCTATAAGGAATACTACAATCTATACCATTGCGAAATGAAGGCACAAAAGATACTGATTGAACGGATATGGCTGCTAACCCAGCGATACCTCATCCTGATCAGCTCGGAGCAGAGCTGTCGGTATCCCGAGGTCTACACCTTGTCCACCGAGGAGGCCATCATCAACGAGTACGAGGAAAAGTTAGAGGCTGTGCGAGCTTCAAA CAACAAAATGAAACACTCGCTGTTGGAAATCAATCAGCAGTGCAAGGAGTTCTATGCCGCCTACGAACGTCTGGACAAGACCCAGGAAACGCCGTTCATCATGGGTGATAGCCATCATAGAAGCATCAGGTACCACAAGATCATGGCCGTCGACATATTCAACTACTTGTACGCGACGGTGCTGAAGCTCAAGTGCTTCATGCATCAGCTGGATCCCGTGAATCTGGAGAGTGTCGAGGAGTACCGCGACCTGCTCCAAAACGAATCCTTGATGGAGGAGTTCGAGGAGTATCTGAATGATCACTTTGTGTACTGCAAGTGCATGTACCCAATCCCAACCTGCCCCATCTTGAAGCTTAAGTGTTCGCACCAAAACATCACAAATTTAAAGTATGTCAGTCGCATATAA